The segment CAGTTCATGAATACGGTAGCTTCCGAGGTCAAGCGCCGTGGCATCGATGCAAAGCTGATGATGCTCAAATGTGATGGTTCCATCGTGGGAATGCATGAAGCATTGAAACATCCGATCGAATCAATATTTACAGGACCTGCCGCCAGTCTTGTGGGTGCAGCTTACCTTTCAGATGAACCCAGTTGTGTGGTCATCGATGTGGGCGGCACAAGTACCGATGTATCCCTGACTGTCAACGGACTGCCACAGATATCCGATGTTGGTGCTATTGTAGGCGGGTGGCAGACCAAAGTGGAAGCCATCAAGATGGAAACATCTGCAATGGGAGGAGACAGCCATGTGTGGGTCATGAACCATGTGATCAGCATTGGTCCAAGAAGGGTCGTACCCCTGTCTGTTGCAGCTACAAAGTACCCAAGGATCATAAAGAAACTGAAACAGGGACAGTCAATTTCAAGATTAAAGCTAGGCGAGAACATCCAGCCGACAAAATTCTTTATCAGAACAGAGCAGAAACCTATCGAACTGACACAAAGGGAAGAGGAACTGCTGAACAGGATCGGGGACCAACCACTTACTGTCAGTGAAATATACTGGGACAAAAATATAATGCCTTCTCCGATGCTACTTGATAGCCTTATACAAAAGAGGCTTATTCAGGCCATCGGATTTACACCAACCGATGCATTGCATGTGCTTGGAGATTATGACGAGTGGTCCACAGAAGCCGCAGTTCTTGGTGCTGAACAGTTGTGCATCTTTGCAGATATGGAAGTAAAGGAGCTATGCAAACTTGTCAAAGAAAAGGTTGCAAAGAACATGGTGCTTAACCTTTTATCCTACCTGATGGAAACCGTAGATACAAAAGAGATCGAAAAGGGTCTTGACGGTGATTTCCTTGCAGGTTTCAAGGTCGATGTACCGGTAGTTCTCCTTGGAGGACCTGTCCGTGCATACACTGAAGAGATCAAGAAATTCGTAAGTGCGAAAATACTTCTTCCGGAATATGCGGAGGTAGGAAATGCTGTCGGCTCCCTTGCAGGAAAAGGTGTGAAAAGGATAGAGCTCCTTATCAGGGCAACCTTCGGTGAATCAAAGTATAATCTCAAACCAACATCCATAACAGTCTTTGCACCTGATGGAAAACACGAGATGAAAAACTACGAGGAAGCAATTGAATTTGCAGAGGAACTTGGTCACAAACTTGTCATGGACTACATGAGGGATGCAGAACTGGACGATGGAAATATCAGCATCGAGATGACAAAGAAAGTCATCAACCCGCTGAATACCGGAGTACCTCTGGAAACCAAATATGCATTCATGGGAATTGCGGAACTTAACAAGTAAGTCATATCCTTAAATATCAAAATCCCGTATTCTATTTTCGGGAATTTGATATGACACTCACAGGACATGCCTATGCACTAGGTGCAGGAACCATCATTAATGCAATCGCAACATGGAAAGGAGCCGCTTTCGGCGTCGACCTGAAGAC is part of the Methanococcoides methylutens MM1 genome and harbors:
- a CDS encoding hydantoinase/oxoprolinase N-terminal domain-containing protein, producing the protein MKYSLGIDAGGTYTDAVLISDADGKIVDSTKARTTYPDLLIGIQNAFNALDQSILEKVELVSVSTTLATNTILEKTGYPVGLILVGKTDTPKNSAIKYYISVDGGHSSGGNETAPLDIDSVREFVEAVKNKVSAFAVSSYFSVRNPEHELKVKEVITELTGMPVVCGHELSQSLGAYDRGITAFLNAQLLPIANQFMNTVASEVKRRGIDAKLMMLKCDGSIVGMHEALKHPIESIFTGPAASLVGAAYLSDEPSCVVIDVGGTSTDVSLTVNGLPQISDVGAIVGGWQTKVEAIKMETSAMGGDSHVWVMNHVISIGPRRVVPLSVAATKYPRIIKKLKQGQSISRLKLGENIQPTKFFIRTEQKPIELTQREEELLNRIGDQPLTVSEIYWDKNIMPSPMLLDSLIQKRLIQAIGFTPTDALHVLGDYDEWSTEAAVLGAEQLCIFADMEVKELCKLVKEKVAKNMVLNLLSYLMETVDTKEIEKGLDGDFLAGFKVDVPVVLLGGPVRAYTEEIKKFVSAKILLPEYAEVGNAVGSLAGKGVKRIELLIRATFGESKYNLKPTSITVFAPDGKHEMKNYEEAIEFAEELGHKLVMDYMRDAELDDGNISIEMTKKVINPLNTGVPLETKYAFMGIAELNK